The following proteins are co-located in the Imtechella halotolerans genome:
- the trxB gene encoding thioredoxin-disulfide reductase, which translates to MTAPIEKVKCLIIGSGPAGYTAAIYAARANMNPVLYQGTQPGGQLTTTNEVENFPGYPDGITGPEMMIQLQQQAQRFGTDVRDGWVTKVDFSGPTHKVWVNDEKEIHCDTVIISTGASAKYLGLPSEQHYLKMGGGVSACAVCDGFFYRNQEVVIVGAGDSACEEAHYLSKLCKKVTMLVRSENFRASKIMEDRVRNTANIEILLNTETVEVLGDGQVVSGVMVSNNVTKEQREIPATGFFVAIGHKPNTDIFNRFLELDETGYIINVPGSSKTNVEGVFVAGDAADHVYRQAITAAGTGCMAALDAERYLASVEHLAHS; encoded by the coding sequence ATGACAGCTCCCATAGAAAAAGTAAAGTGCTTGATTATAGGCTCAGGACCAGCTGGGTATACTGCAGCCATTTACGCTGCCCGTGCAAATATGAACCCAGTATTGTACCAAGGAACACAGCCAGGTGGACAACTTACTACAACAAATGAAGTGGAAAATTTCCCTGGATATCCTGATGGAATTACCGGTCCGGAAATGATGATACAATTACAACAACAGGCACAACGTTTTGGAACTGATGTTCGTGATGGTTGGGTAACTAAAGTAGATTTTTCAGGACCTACACATAAGGTATGGGTTAACGATGAAAAGGAAATCCATTGTGATACGGTTATAATATCTACAGGTGCTTCTGCCAAATATTTAGGATTACCTTCAGAGCAACATTATTTGAAAATGGGTGGGGGAGTATCGGCTTGTGCAGTTTGTGATGGCTTTTTCTATCGCAACCAAGAAGTTGTTATCGTTGGAGCAGGAGATTCTGCTTGTGAAGAAGCTCACTACTTATCGAAGTTATGTAAAAAAGTAACCATGTTAGTACGCAGTGAAAACTTCCGTGCTTCTAAAATAATGGAAGATAGAGTACGTAACACCGCAAACATTGAAATACTACTAAATACAGAAACTGTGGAAGTTTTAGGAGATGGACAAGTAGTTAGTGGAGTAATGGTTAGTAATAATGTGACTAAGGAACAAAGAGAAATACCTGCTACAGGATTTTTTGTAGCTATCGGTCATAAACCAAACACGGATATTTTTAATAGATTTTTAGAATTGGATGAAACAGGATACATTATAAATGTACCGGGATCCTCCAAAACGAATGTGGAAGGGGTATTTGTTGCCGGAGATGCTGCAGATCATGTGTATCGACAAGCTATTACGGCAGCAGGTACAGGATGTATGGCTGCTTTAGATGCTGAACGATACTTAGCCTCTGTAGAGCATTTAGCCCATTCTTAA
- a CDS encoding YceI family protein, which yields MKRVKYTLKKTWSAFALFIAVVALGNAQQVNLKNQESSLQVLGTSSLHDWEVVAKEQSGSITFKDMEAAEIEKISFEVIAESLKSGKSGMDKNIYKALNTNAHKKISYQLVTVKGVEAKGNGKFNVKTEGDLTISGTKKRVPLDFTLEISGGKVRLTGEKKLKMTDFNVTPPKALMGTITTGNDITVKFNTVFNK from the coding sequence ATGAAAAGAGTTAAATACACACTGAAAAAGACTTGGAGCGCCTTTGCATTGTTTATTGCTGTTGTTGCCTTAGGTAATGCACAACAAGTAAATCTTAAGAATCAAGAATCTTCACTTCAAGTGCTAGGAACCTCTAGCTTGCACGACTGGGAAGTAGTTGCCAAGGAACAAAGCGGCAGTATTACTTTCAAAGATATGGAAGCTGCAGAAATTGAAAAAATTTCTTTTGAGGTAATTGCAGAAAGCCTTAAGAGTGGTAAATCAGGTATGGATAAGAATATCTATAAAGCATTAAATACTAATGCACATAAAAAAATCTCTTATCAACTTGTAACTGTTAAAGGAGTTGAAGCAAAAGGAAACGGAAAATTTAATGTAAAAACTGAAGGTGATTTAACCATCTCAGGAACCAAAAAAAGAGTGCCACTAGATTTCACTCTTGAAATTTCAGGAGGTAAAGTTCGTCTTACTGGAGAAAAGAAACTTAAAATGACAGATTTTAATGTAACCCCTCCTAAAGCACTAATGGGAACCATTACTACCGGAAATGATATTACTGTAAAATTCAACACTGTATTTAATAAATAA
- a CDS encoding YceI family protein, whose amino-acid sequence MKKVLVFVTVFFLYAFTVRDTSLDVTKVYIAPESSLKISGTSNVNSFTCAYNTKNLTAPVAVQFEKKNNKVRFQKATLVLDNLGFDCGNRGINRDFHSLIKTKEYPQLYLRLKEIQTTDTKSKTVQALVEIEIAGISKSFEVPVQFKEDDTVCVSGKLKLQLSDFNLEPPKKVLGLIVVHDTITIDFRLMMNV is encoded by the coding sequence ATGAAAAAAGTATTGGTATTCGTTACGGTTTTTTTCCTTTACGCATTTACAGTGAGAGACACTTCACTAGATGTTACTAAGGTATACATAGCTCCTGAAAGTTCATTAAAAATATCAGGAACCTCCAATGTAAATTCTTTTACATGCGCATATAACACGAAAAATTTGACAGCACCAGTGGCTGTTCAATTTGAAAAAAAGAATAATAAAGTACGCTTTCAGAAAGCAACCCTGGTATTGGATAACCTTGGTTTTGATTGCGGTAACAGAGGGATTAACAGAGATTTTCATAGCCTGATTAAGACCAAGGAGTATCCGCAGCTGTACTTACGCTTAAAGGAAATACAAACGACCGATACAAAATCAAAGACTGTTCAAGCGTTGGTAGAAATCGAAATTGCTGGAATAAGTAAATCGTTTGAAGTACCAGTGCAATTTAAAGAAGATGATACTGTATGTGTATCTGGGAAACTAAAATTACAATTAAGTGATTTTAATTTGGAACCTCCCAAAAAAGTGTTAGGCCTTATCGTTGTACATGATACCATAACCATTGACTTCAGGTTAATGATGAATGTCTAG
- a CDS encoding head GIN domain-containing protein produces MKQLAKYLPLSLLVLTLSACNLNIDIGGVHGDGNVQAESRATPKTFTEIKAANGLDVFITQDDSYSVRVEADENLLELIRTEVEGSTLHIYTEKNIRVSTSKKVYVSLPVIEKIMASSGADIVTENGSLSVKDIGVKASSGSSIKLDVDANEIHSDCSSGADILLRGTAKTLYAEASSGSDIEAKELETESCEVRVSSGADVAVNTKKSLTAKASSGGSVKYKGNPEVVSQEKSSGGSVRSL; encoded by the coding sequence ATGAAACAATTAGCAAAATACCTTCCTCTAAGTTTATTAGTACTCACTTTAAGTGCTTGTAACCTGAATATTGATATCGGTGGTGTTCATGGTGATGGTAATGTCCAAGCTGAAAGCAGGGCAACACCTAAAACCTTTACAGAAATTAAAGCTGCCAATGGATTGGATGTCTTTATTACTCAAGATGATTCTTATTCTGTTCGTGTGGAAGCAGATGAAAACCTTCTTGAATTAATACGCACTGAAGTTGAAGGAAGCACACTTCACATTTATACGGAAAAAAACATTCGTGTTTCAACCTCGAAAAAGGTGTATGTGAGTCTTCCAGTTATTGAAAAGATAATGGCTAGTAGTGGTGCAGACATTGTCACAGAAAATGGATCATTATCAGTTAAAGACATTGGTGTAAAAGCTTCCAGTGGCAGTTCTATAAAATTAGACGTAGATGCCAATGAAATTCATTCAGATTGTAGCAGTGGAGCTGATATTTTATTGAGAGGAACTGCTAAAACACTCTATGCCGAAGCTTCCAGTGGGAGCGATATTGAAGCTAAGGAATTAGAAACAGAAAGTTGTGAAGTTCGTGTCAGCAGTGGAGCTGATGTAGCTGTGAACACTAAAAAATCATTGACGGCTAAGGCATCCAGTGGTGGCAGTGTTAAGTACAAAGGTAATCCAGAGGTAGTTTCTCAAGAAAAATCCTCAGGAGGATCCGTAAGAAGTTTATAA
- a CDS encoding PspC domain-containing protein, producing the protein MNKTININLSGTFFHIDEDAYQKLQRYLEAVKRSFAGTQGGDEIMADIEARIAELFTEKMQHDRQVISVKEVDAVIAVMGQPEDYRVDEEIFDDAPKSTQRPKTGKQLFRDTDNKYIGGVSSGLGHFLGIDAIWVRLLWVILAFASGGSFIFVYILFWIIVPEAATTAQKLAMRGEPINISNIGKKVKEGFEEVEDRVKNVDYDKVGAKVKSSSKTFFDTLGDIIMLLFKIFAKFVGVLLIIIAGTSLISLFVTLVTFGSVDFIIGPWSDFFAYSNTTGTPIWLIAVMTFFAVGIPLFFLFLLGLKILITNLKSIGSIAKFTLFGLWIIATVGLIYVGLRQFSETAFSGSISETTVLNHSVVDTLHVKLAANTLQDERYYQHTKYDFVKVDGTKKLYMQNIRLNIIPTEDSIASIKIQKYADGNDFDNARERAQKVEYEYSLQTNTLLLNEYLLTEINNNMRNQKVRITLYVPQFQHIFIDKNLSKYVERYIANDKDYYYGDISNHLWQVKEEQLICQDCPEDEIPNTDKEETKGIHINVEDKGGESFEMKIDETGIRVQSN; encoded by the coding sequence ATGAATAAGACAATAAATATTAATCTTTCAGGCACTTTTTTTCACATAGATGAAGATGCATACCAAAAGCTGCAACGCTATTTGGAGGCCGTAAAACGCTCTTTTGCTGGAACACAAGGAGGTGATGAAATTATGGCTGATATTGAAGCCAGAATTGCCGAATTGTTTACAGAAAAAATGCAGCATGATAGACAGGTTATATCTGTAAAGGAAGTAGACGCTGTCATCGCTGTAATGGGACAACCTGAGGACTACCGTGTCGACGAAGAAATTTTCGATGATGCACCAAAATCAACTCAGAGACCAAAAACAGGAAAACAACTCTTTAGAGATACCGATAATAAATACATCGGAGGGGTTTCTTCTGGTTTAGGACATTTCTTAGGAATAGATGCCATTTGGGTACGTTTATTATGGGTTATTTTAGCCTTTGCCTCTGGAGGTTCCTTTATTTTCGTGTATATTTTATTTTGGATTATTGTTCCTGAGGCTGCAACCACAGCTCAAAAATTAGCGATGCGTGGTGAACCTATAAATATCAGTAATATAGGAAAAAAGGTTAAGGAAGGTTTTGAAGAGGTGGAGGATCGCGTTAAAAATGTAGACTATGATAAAGTAGGTGCAAAAGTAAAAAGCAGCTCCAAAACGTTTTTTGATACCCTTGGCGACATTATAATGTTGTTATTCAAGATCTTCGCAAAATTCGTTGGAGTGCTACTAATTATCATCGCAGGAACCTCACTGATCTCTCTTTTCGTGACACTAGTTACCTTTGGAAGTGTTGATTTCATTATTGGTCCATGGAGTGATTTCTTTGCCTACAGCAACACAACTGGCACCCCAATTTGGCTGATCGCTGTAATGACATTTTTTGCAGTAGGAATTCCATTATTTTTCTTATTCCTTTTAGGACTGAAGATACTTATCACCAATCTTAAATCTATAGGAAGTATCGCAAAATTCACCCTGTTTGGATTATGGATTATCGCTACCGTTGGACTCATTTATGTTGGGTTACGTCAATTCTCAGAAACTGCATTTTCAGGATCGATTAGTGAAACCACAGTATTAAATCATTCCGTTGTTGATACGTTACACGTCAAATTGGCTGCTAATACCCTCCAAGATGAACGTTACTACCAACATACAAAATATGATTTTGTTAAAGTAGATGGTACTAAGAAGTTATATATGCAAAATATACGCCTTAATATCATACCTACTGAAGATTCCATTGCTAGTATAAAAATTCAGAAATATGCGGATGGTAATGATTTTGATAATGCACGTGAAAGAGCTCAAAAAGTGGAATATGAATATTCCTTACAAACAAATACATTATTGCTTAATGAGTATCTATTGACTGAAATAAACAATAATATGCGTAATCAAAAGGTTCGTATCACGCTGTACGTACCTCAATTTCAACATATTTTCATTGACAAAAATCTAAGTAAGTATGTGGAGCGCTATATAGCCAATGATAAAGATTATTACTATGGAGATATCAGTAATCACCTTTGGCAAGTGAAGGAAGAACAGCTCATATGTCAAGATTGTCCAGAGGATGAAATACCTAATACAGATAAGGAGGAAACAAAAGGAATCCATATCAATGTAGAAGATAAAGGTGGTGAATCTTTTGAAATGAAAATAGACGAAACTGGAATCCGTGTGCAATCCAATTAA
- a CDS encoding PadR family transcriptional regulator: MNIENTKAQMRKGVLEYCILSILKDEDKYVAEILDTLKNAKMLVVEGTIYPLLTRLKNDGLLNYRWEESTSGPPRKYYSLTETGKLFLKELSITWEELQNAVTLVTSQKKPNHE; encoded by the coding sequence ATGAACATTGAAAACACAAAAGCACAGATGCGCAAAGGGGTATTGGAATACTGTATTTTGTCCATTTTAAAAGACGAAGACAAATACGTAGCTGAAATACTTGATACCCTTAAGAACGCAAAGATGCTAGTGGTGGAAGGGACCATATATCCCCTACTCACTCGCTTAAAAAATGATGGATTACTCAATTATCGTTGGGAAGAGTCCACTTCTGGACCGCCTCGTAAATACTATTCTCTTACTGAGACCGGAAAACTTTTTTTGAAAGAGCTTTCCATCACTTGGGAAGAATTACAGAATGCAGTAACTTTAGTAACAAGCCAAAAAAAACCTAACCATGAATAA
- a CDS encoding DUF4870 domain-containing protein gives MESSITKHQKNIASLIHISTFAKYLFPFGNFILPLVLWTSNKNDSAFVDHNGKQALNFQISILIYSLVLGFIAFIIALFQAWDLLDFINILEHNKHAVDFRIDHIFKFGSSLMLLGVIGLIWFILFIMDIVCSILGAVKSNEGKEYYYPITIKFIR, from the coding sequence ATGGAATCATCAATCACAAAACATCAAAAAAACATTGCTAGTCTGATCCACATAAGCACTTTTGCAAAGTATCTATTTCCATTTGGGAATTTTATATTGCCACTAGTATTATGGACTAGCAATAAAAACGATTCAGCCTTTGTAGATCATAATGGTAAACAAGCCTTAAATTTTCAAATCAGCATTTTGATTTATAGTTTGGTTTTAGGATTTATCGCATTTATCATTGCTCTTTTTCAGGCTTGGGATTTACTAGATTTTATAAACATTTTAGAACACAACAAACATGCTGTTGATTTTAGAATTGATCATATATTCAAATTCGGTAGTAGTCTTATGTTACTGGGTGTAATTGGTCTTATATGGTTCATTCTATTTATAATGGACATTGTTTGTAGCATATTGGGTGCTGTAAAATCCAATGAAGGAAAAGAATATTACTATCCTATAACCATCAAATTCATTCGCTAA
- a CDS encoding DUF4442 domain-containing protein — MEFTPQKLNTFTFFKLPSVWWSGIRITKIDSSHAQARVKHRWINQNPFQSMFWAVQGMAAELTTGVLIMREIKQSGERISMLVAHNKASFTKKATGVITFTCTDGSKIADAITQAIETGEGQTFWMKSVGTDALGDMVSEFDFEWTIKLKRGKV, encoded by the coding sequence ATGGAATTCACACCCCAAAAACTAAATACTTTTACTTTTTTTAAGTTGCCATCAGTTTGGTGGTCAGGTATACGGATTACTAAAATAGATTCTTCTCATGCCCAGGCGCGAGTAAAGCACCGTTGGATCAATCAAAATCCATTTCAATCTATGTTTTGGGCTGTTCAAGGTATGGCAGCTGAATTAACTACAGGTGTTCTTATCATGAGAGAAATTAAACAAAGTGGGGAAAGAATATCTATGCTTGTAGCTCATAATAAGGCCTCATTCACAAAAAAAGCAACAGGAGTCATTACTTTTACATGTACAGATGGGAGCAAAATAGCAGATGCGATTACTCAAGCTATTGAGACTGGAGAGGGACAGACCTTTTGGATGAAATCAGTAGGGACGGATGCTCTTGGTGATATGGTTTCTGAATTTGACTTTGAGTGGACTATCAAACTAAAGAGGGGTAAAGTGTAA
- a CDS encoding TIGR00266 family protein: MTAHEVDYHIYGEEMQYVEIELDPQEAVVAEAGNFMMMDSGIRMETIFGDGSGQDQGIMGKLFSAGKRLLTGESLFMTVFLNEFQGKRKVSFAAPYPGKIIPIDLTAYQGKFICQKDAFLCAAKGVSVGIEFSKKIGRGLFGGEGFIMQKLEGDGMAFVHAGGTLARKELAAGEVLKVDTGCVVGFTQTVDYDIEFIGGIKNTVFGGEGLFFATLRGPGVVYIQSLPFSRLAGRVWSAAPQAGGKQKGEGSVLGGLGNLLDGDNRF; encoded by the coding sequence ATGACTGCACACGAAGTAGATTACCATATTTATGGTGAAGAAATGCAATATGTAGAAATCGAATTAGATCCACAGGAGGCCGTTGTTGCTGAAGCCGGAAATTTTATGATGATGGATTCAGGTATACGCATGGAGACCATTTTTGGAGATGGTTCAGGTCAGGATCAAGGCATTATGGGCAAATTGTTTTCTGCTGGGAAACGACTACTTACAGGAGAAAGCTTATTTATGACTGTATTTTTAAATGAATTTCAAGGAAAGCGTAAAGTAAGTTTTGCAGCTCCTTATCCCGGTAAAATAATTCCTATCGATTTAACCGCATATCAAGGTAAGTTTATATGTCAGAAAGATGCTTTTTTGTGTGCGGCTAAAGGAGTTTCTGTAGGGATTGAATTTTCAAAGAAAATTGGTCGTGGACTTTTCGGAGGGGAAGGCTTTATCATGCAAAAGTTGGAAGGAGACGGGATGGCTTTTGTGCATGCTGGAGGAACCTTGGCTAGAAAAGAACTTGCAGCAGGAGAGGTGCTTAAGGTAGATACAGGATGTGTGGTAGGATTTACTCAGACGGTTGACTATGATATTGAATTTATTGGAGGAATAAAGAATACTGTCTTTGGAGGTGAGGGATTATTTTTTGCCACATTAAGAGGTCCTGGTGTAGTGTATATCCAATCGTTACCATTTAGTCGTTTGGCCGGTAGAGTATGGTCCGCAGCACCTCAGGCTGGTGGAAAACAAAAGGGTGAAGGTAGTGTTTTGGGAGGATTAGGAAATTTACTTGATGGAGATAATCGGTTCTAA
- a CDS encoding LysR substrate-binding domain-containing protein produces MTITQLQYVLAVAEHQNFTLAAEKCFVTQPTLSMQIQKLEDELDILIFDRSKKPIQLTEIGKKIVEQARNIVNESGRIKDIVDQQKGFIGGEFRIGIIPTVMPTLLPMFLNNFIKRYPKVVLKIEEQNTETLIQKLQDGHLDAAIAATPLLNESIKEKVLYYEPFVAYVPQNHRLYRNSKIDTSDLTMKDILLLEDGHCFREGVINLCNASKDYNEEHFQLESGSFETLIKLANEGLGMTLLPYLHTLDLNPEYKQYLHHFNEPSPAREVSIIYHKSELKLHLIEALREVIMGVVRGAIAFHNVKIISPVSKK; encoded by the coding sequence ATGACCATTACTCAATTACAATATGTACTGGCAGTAGCCGAACATCAAAATTTTACACTAGCTGCGGAAAAATGTTTTGTTACTCAACCAACATTAAGTATGCAAATACAGAAATTAGAAGACGAACTTGATATCCTTATATTTGATCGTAGCAAGAAACCCATTCAACTGACAGAAATAGGTAAAAAAATTGTTGAACAGGCTCGAAATATAGTTAACGAATCTGGTCGTATTAAAGACATTGTTGACCAACAAAAAGGATTTATAGGGGGAGAATTTAGAATTGGGATTATTCCAACAGTCATGCCTACTTTATTACCTATGTTTCTCAATAATTTCATTAAAAGATATCCTAAGGTAGTGCTAAAAATAGAGGAGCAGAACACCGAAACCCTCATCCAGAAATTACAGGATGGTCATTTGGATGCCGCTATTGCAGCCACACCACTACTGAATGAAAGTATAAAAGAGAAAGTGTTGTATTACGAACCATTTGTTGCCTATGTTCCACAAAACCATAGGTTGTATCGTAATTCTAAAATTGACACTTCAGACCTAACTATGAAGGATATACTTTTATTAGAAGATGGCCATTGTTTTAGAGAAGGTGTTATCAATCTGTGTAATGCCTCCAAGGATTATAATGAGGAACATTTTCAACTAGAGAGCGGAAGTTTTGAAACCTTAATCAAATTAGCCAATGAAGGTCTTGGAATGACACTACTTCCCTACCTACATACCCTTGATTTAAACCCTGAATACAAACAATATTTACATCATTTTAATGAACCATCTCCGGCGCGTGAAGTAAGTATTATATATCATAAAAGCGAATTGAAACTTCATTTAATTGAAGCCTTAAGAGAAGTTATCATGGGAGTTGTACGAGGTGCCATTGCTTTTCACAATGTGAAAATCATAAGTCCTGTATCTAAAAAATAA
- a CDS encoding Dps family protein, translating into MKYNSLGLDVQKTEAMVHQLNTLLANFQTYYQNLRGIHWNIRGKRFFDLHVKFEELYTDANLKVDMIAERVLTLGGTPLHTFNDYITKTTVPVGKNVSNDEASVQLVVDSLSELLKIERNILEMSGDANDEGTNSMMSDFISEQEKTIWMMKAWLDQSM; encoded by the coding sequence ATGAAATACAATAGTTTAGGTCTTGATGTCCAAAAAACAGAAGCAATGGTACATCAACTGAACACCCTCTTGGCGAATTTTCAAACATACTATCAGAATTTAAGAGGGATTCATTGGAATATTAGAGGCAAGCGTTTTTTTGATCTTCATGTTAAATTTGAAGAACTTTATACAGATGCAAACTTAAAGGTTGATATGATTGCTGAGCGAGTACTCACTTTGGGAGGTACACCGCTGCATACTTTTAATGATTATATAACCAAGACTACTGTTCCTGTGGGAAAAAATGTAAGTAATGATGAGGCGTCTGTTCAATTGGTGGTAGATTCACTTTCAGAATTATTAAAGATTGAACGAAATATTTTGGAGATGTCTGGTGATGCCAATGATGAAGGAACCAACTCCATGATGAGTGATTTTATTTCAGAGCAAGAAAAGACCATTTGGATGATGAAAGCATGGCTTGATCAAAGTATGTAA
- a CDS encoding trimeric intracellular cation channel family protein, protein MFFFLDSIGTFVFAISGALAAMNKRLDPFGIFIIAFVTALGGGTLRDVLIGHTPVGWMENLDYVYIVIVGTLFAIFFRRKIDYLRKSLFLFDTIGLGVFTIIGIEKGIATDLHPIISVAIGTMSASFGGVIRDILCNEIPVIFRKEVYATACIVGGVFYFTMLWLGFPSQLIYVLTATIVIGIRLLAVKYSLRLPTIQ, encoded by the coding sequence ATGTTTTTCTTTCTAGATAGTATTGGAACTTTTGTATTTGCCATTTCAGGGGCCTTAGCCGCTATGAATAAGCGCCTGGATCCTTTTGGTATATTTATAATTGCTTTTGTTACTGCATTAGGAGGAGGAACACTTAGAGACGTTTTAATAGGACATACACCGGTGGGTTGGATGGAGAACCTAGATTATGTCTATATTGTCATTGTAGGAACCCTATTTGCCATCTTTTTCAGAAGGAAAATAGACTATTTAAGAAAGTCTCTTTTTTTATTTGACACCATTGGTTTAGGTGTATTTACGATCATTGGTATAGAAAAAGGTATTGCTACAGACCTACATCCTATAATTTCTGTAGCTATAGGTACTATGAGCGCGAGTTTTGGAGGAGTGATACGTGATATTCTGTGTAATGAAATACCAGTGATTTTCCGTAAAGAAGTATATGCAACAGCGTGTATAGTTGGAGGGGTTTTTTATTTTACCATGTTGTGGTTAGGGTTTCCTTCTCAACTTATTTATGTACTGACAGCCACTATTGTCATTGGAATTCGACTTTTGGCAGTAAAGTATTCTTTAAGATTACCCACCATTCAGTAA
- a CDS encoding peptidylprolyl isomerase, translating to MRSYFHTLFAILLLIFVSSCNQSNKQSSKVEKTETIEESVSTNKSPELKPDPKEDKQEEEKEEVEKLTVKSAIPFFFEYEKKNPETKVRIKTSYGNIDIELFKETPYHRANFIFLTKNGYFNGTYFHRVVKNFIIQGGNSDEASTQKKRFKIGQYLLPPDTKKGFKHHRGTISMPSSDIDNPHQLASPYEFFIVNQSPGAYHLDGKYSAFGRVIAGMDVVDAINSIPTDDGEWPVKNVRMEVIILE from the coding sequence ATGAGAAGTTACTTCCATACCCTATTTGCAATATTACTACTAATTTTTGTCTCTTCTTGTAATCAATCCAATAAGCAGTCCAGTAAAGTTGAAAAAACAGAAACAATAGAGGAAAGTGTTTCTACGAATAAATCTCCTGAATTAAAACCTGATCCAAAGGAAGATAAGCAGGAAGAAGAAAAAGAAGAAGTTGAAAAACTCACTGTAAAAAGTGCGATTCCCTTTTTCTTCGAATATGAAAAAAAGAATCCAGAAACCAAAGTAAGAATCAAAACAAGTTATGGAAACATCGATATTGAATTATTCAAAGAAACACCATATCACAGAGCTAACTTTATTTTCCTAACCAAAAATGGCTATTTCAATGGCACTTATTTTCATAGAGTAGTGAAAAACTTTATTATCCAAGGTGGTAATTCAGATGAGGCCAGCACCCAAAAGAAGCGATTTAAAATTGGCCAATACTTACTTCCTCCTGACACTAAAAAAGGATTTAAGCACCATAGAGGAACCATTTCAATGCCTAGCAGTGATATTGACAATCCACATCAATTGGCCTCTCCCTATGAGTTCTTTATAGTAAATCAATCACCAGGAGCTTATCATTTAGATGGAAAGTACTCTGCTTTTGGGCGTGTCATTGCTGGTATGGATGTGGTTGATGCCATTAATAGTATACCAACTGATGATGGAGAATGGCCAGTAAAAAATGTTAGGATGGAAGTGATTATTCTTGAATAA
- a CDS encoding NUDIX hydrolase, producing the protein MNFNDFKHLASKIQNLELPGEEAHFKMSPLVRIAQLKSVKLSERDPRIAAVMALCYPSENNLATLLLILRKTYQGVHSNQVGFPGGKAEVFDKDLLATAFRETHEEVGVESHSVTVVKSLSQVYIPPSNFIVQPFLGFSDHKPQFIIQESEVEKLIEVPVSMLLDPSNVVSEIMHTSYAENIEVPTYNLSGYSVWGATAMMLSEIKELVIKAM; encoded by the coding sequence ATGAATTTTAATGATTTTAAACACTTGGCTTCAAAAATACAAAATCTGGAACTTCCCGGAGAAGAAGCCCATTTTAAAATGTCACCGTTAGTGCGGATCGCCCAATTGAAGTCTGTTAAATTAAGTGAAAGGGATCCACGTATAGCAGCAGTTATGGCACTGTGTTACCCATCTGAGAATAATTTGGCCACTTTATTACTTATTCTACGTAAAACATATCAAGGTGTCCATTCAAATCAGGTTGGTTTTCCTGGAGGTAAAGCGGAAGTGTTTGATAAAGATTTATTAGCAACAGCCTTTAGAGAAACCCACGAGGAAGTAGGGGTGGAATCTCATTCGGTAACGGTGGTGAAATCTTTGAGTCAGGTGTATATTCCTCCAAGTAATTTTATTGTACAGCCATTTCTTGGATTTTCAGACCATAAACCACAGTTCATTATTCAGGAAAGTGAAGTAGAAAAACTTATTGAAGTGCCTGTAAGTATGCTCCTAGATCCAAGTAATGTAGTAAGTGAAATTATGCATACTTCTTACGCTGAAAATATAGAAGTTCCCACCTATAATCTTTCAGGTTATTCGGTTTGGGGAGCTACTGCCATGATGCTCAGCGAGATAAAAGAACTTGTTATTAAAGCGATGTAA